From Bacteroidales bacterium, the proteins below share one genomic window:
- a CDS encoding tryptophanase — MELPFAESYKIKMVETIRRSSREERLKWIKEARYNLFNLRSDQVFIDLLTDSGTGAMSDRQWSELMLGDESYAGASSYYNLKEAIKNIMGFEYFLPTHQGRAAENVLFSTLVKAGDLVPGNAHFDTTKGHIEYRKAEAIDCTIDEAFDTTLIHPFKGNVDLNKLETVLINNPKEKIPFIVITVTCNSSGGQPVSMANLREVYAMAQKYGIPVVFDSARFAENAYFIKIREKGYENKSIKEIVKEMYSYADIATMSSKKDAIVNMGGFIGMKSKELFQKASFYNIMYEGFVTYGGMSGRDMNALAQGLDEGTEFDYLETRIRQIAYLGQKIKDFGVPLQEPFGGHAIFVDAKKFLSHIPKEEFQAQTLAIELYIEGGVRGVEIGAIMTDPDPVTREPRFPKLELLRLAVPRRVYTNNHMDYVATALGNVYERRMAIKHGYRITYELPIMRHFTVGLEKVEA, encoded by the coding sequence ATGGAATTACCTTTTGCTGAATCGTACAAAATAAAGATGGTAGAAACAATCCGGCGAAGCAGCCGTGAAGAGCGTTTGAAATGGATAAAGGAAGCTCGTTATAACCTGTTTAATCTTCGTAGCGACCAGGTATTTATTGATTTGCTAACAGACAGTGGCACTGGTGCTATGAGCGACCGCCAGTGGTCGGAGCTTATGCTGGGCGATGAAAGTTATGCCGGTGCATCATCGTATTACAACCTCAAAGAAGCCATTAAAAATATCATGGGCTTTGAATATTTTTTACCTACGCATCAGGGACGTGCAGCAGAAAACGTACTATTTTCCACCTTAGTAAAAGCAGGTGACCTGGTGCCGGGCAACGCACATTTTGACACCACCAAAGGGCATATCGAATATCGTAAGGCAGAAGCTATTGACTGCACCATTGACGAAGCCTTTGACACAACATTGATACACCCATTCAAGGGAAATGTCGATCTGAATAAACTCGAAACCGTTTTGATAAACAACCCCAAAGAAAAAATTCCGTTTATTGTTATTACGGTAACCTGTAACAGTTCCGGCGGACAGCCTGTTTCAATGGCCAACCTAAGAGAAGTTTATGCCATGGCTCAAAAATACGGTATCCCTGTTGTTTTCGACTCGGCCCGTTTTGCTGAAAACGCTTATTTTATCAAGATTCGTGAAAAAGGCTACGAAAATAAATCCATTAAGGAAATCGTAAAAGAAATGTATTCCTACGCCGATATAGCAACCATGAGCAGTAAAAAGGACGCTATCGTCAACATGGGTGGTTTTATTGGCATGAAAAGCAAGGAATTGTTTCAAAAAGCCAGTTTTTACAACATTATGTATGAAGGCTTTGTAACTTATGGCGGGATGTCCGGACGTGACATGAATGCCCTGGCCCAGGGACTTGACGAAGGAACCGAATTTGATTATCTCGAAACCCGTATCAGACAAATAGCTTACTTAGGCCAGAAGATCAAGGATTTCGGCGTACCTTTGCAGGAACCGTTTGGAGGACATGCTATTTTTGTCGATGCGAAAAAATTCTTATCGCATATTCCCAAAGAAGAATTTCAGGCACAAACCCTCGCTATTGAATTATATATTGAAGGCGGTGTGCGTGGCGTGGAAATAGGCGCCATCATGACAGACCCCGACCCCGTTACCCGCGAACCGCGCTTCCCCAAACTCGAACTATTGAGGCTGGCCGTTCCCCGGAGGGTATATACCAACAACCACATGGATTACGTGGCAACCGCACTGGGTAATGTTTACGAAAGACGCATGGCGATCAAACACGGTTACCGCATCACTTACGAATTACCCATCATGAGGCATTTTACCGTGGGGCTGGAAAAGGTGGAAGCGTAA
- a CDS encoding cytidylate kinase-like family protein produces the protein MENLLLKYMVERFNIEKENVKPRENVLPFITISREFGCPAKEIAGKIIKELNQADEKLTNRKPWSFISKELLQKASKELNIETGRIIKVLNDKERSSIDEILNALSEKHYYSDRKILKTIDRVIMDFASKGNVIIIGRGGMAVTRSMKMGFHIRLFAPVEWRVEQLMKTGTYKTKEIALSASRKIDFKRNTLLKIKSSRNLDFEDHFDVYYNCKYLSIDEITSSIIHLLQLKKFL, from the coding sequence ATGGAAAATCTGCTTTTAAAATATATGGTTGAGCGATTCAACATCGAAAAAGAAAATGTTAAACCACGGGAAAATGTCTTGCCGTTTATAACAATTTCCCGTGAATTCGGATGCCCGGCAAAAGAAATTGCCGGCAAAATCATCAAAGAACTGAATCAGGCGGATGAGAAACTGACAAATAGAAAGCCTTGGAGTTTCATTAGCAAAGAGCTGCTACAGAAAGCATCGAAAGAACTAAATATTGAAACCGGCAGGATTATTAAAGTTCTTAATGACAAAGAAAGAAGCTCCATTGATGAAATACTTAATGCCTTGTCGGAAAAACACTATTATTCCGACAGAAAAATTCTGAAAACCATTGACCGCGTTATCATGGATTTTGCCAGCAAAGGAAACGTAATTATCATTGGTAGAGGTGGCATGGCAGTTACCAGAAGCATGAAAATGGGATTTCATATCCGCTTATTTGCACCTGTGGAATGGAGAGTGGAACAGCTCATGAAAACAGGAACTTATAAAACCAAAGAAATAGCTCTGTCCGCATCCAGAAAAATTGATTTTAAAAGAAATACTTTGCTGAAAATCAAAAGCAGCAGGAATTTGGATTTTGAAGACCACTTTGATGTATATTACAATTGCAAATACCTTAGTATAGACGAAATTACTTCTTCAATTATTCATTTACTCCAGCTAAAGAAATTTTTATAA
- a CDS encoding T9SS type A sorting domain-containing protein, with product MSKYTFIIGFALLSWINGFSQIDGDYQSASSGDWITLSTWQRFNGTVWVTPTPAQGYPGQYAGTGALTIQPGHTVTISDAGITTQPMGTITIQNTGQLYLKGATNTMLTFFLNTTILDIIEGGSIYFYKKVKLQFITDAVITLGENTGSLIGDCNNNNEIWIGSIKYMVCAGSPGNIFTFSEVMSMGGTLNSIPSSNSPICQTNTINLTGNYSGAIGDAPTYFWTITAPGGGVTTFDTQNPSIPNAVTGTYLAKLTISTNLSGTIYTNSDSINVIVNPLPTLSGASQTITVCDGSGATINLSGLVPNTTFSLNYSINGDAQPVITGLVADETGASSFTTVNLDASNNGQTLQITGITITNPTTNCAQTFTKDVTMSVFTTGAGTWKGTTSSDWNEASNWCGGVPSASTDVYISQNSASILNQPIIDAAGGICKNITINNGATLTINGTNTLNVNGNWTNNGTYTPNSSTVSFTSTVASQTIGGTGANTFNNLTINNTGGGVEANDDITVNGVLNLASANPSATVGALEMGSNVLTMGASATNTGQGDVNGTITRTSISANIEYTFGNPYTVMTFLTPTGSGALPSTVSLKTTIGTAPSLKTDAILRSYDISQTGAVSPALALIEGHYLDDELNGNTEADMVYWSWKEGQSGYTEFGRAGINTTENYVDYINLDISVMPDEHGERIITCAKGVDTANTWIGTSSSNWNIANNWTAGHVPSDTDRVVIPDASSTNYDPELPASPIGTVKKLRLAPGSILNGGTGGILTVSGGDGAWLNQGTFNPGTSTVTFTDALATYAGNTDFYNLILDPGCILNMVHGSYIGITGTMTNNGTWRTVINGHTTVEYKGDDQTVVVPNPSTNRYSTLILSGTGIKTMPSTALHIVGDFTMAGSASTTAAAGLTIDWDFTLGSGTKFNAGNFSHNIAGDFINNGGTFTNTGSTINLNGVTEQTIGGSASTTFNNLTLNNSAGATLGINESVAGTLTLTNGLLTTGSHTITLTACSGTTITGYSSSSYVNGILAQVYCSTGSKVFPIGKGGNYRPLTLEYTALTETSTVTAEQFETTIGGTLPANHTVLQDRHWDITQTGGTDIEYTLTLDGTSYDPGVAVPKIIKGDGSSNTSYTATYDSPNFTATGLTGFSSFSVGADCVPPTIESQPASTATCDGTGAPTFSITASGGTLSYQWQESTTGTGGTFENISDGGVYSNTTTSTLTITNPPLSMDGYAYRVVVTRLCGSDVVSNGNAVLTVNPVPAITLGASPAVCSGVLTAELTYNGTTGNPNQYSINYSEIANTSGFTDFSFTGLPESPISLTVPGGASPSTYSGLLYVKNSATGCESTGSDFTVMVRPLPQGSLTGNTICSGGTGKLTWVVTAGTGPYTVVYNDGSDHTANNVASGVPFDVYSSQTETKVYNLISVSSTNSCERTSGFTVGTGTVTVSTGIWTGQTTDWNDAGNWCEGIPTSTTDVLIPSSAPNQPVIGDADGICNSITIESGAFLTISGSNTLTVYGNWINDGTFYPNSSTVIFNGTTAISGSSSNSFNNITIESEKTLTAQAESMLVSGNFINNGTFNSNNGTIVFSGSAAQTITGDLSFYDIIFFNVTNGLSDVNITTPVTVSNSASFLAGIVNFSGTGSLKFMNGSSCNDGTASSFVNGPVVKEGNTAFTFPVGKGDWYAPISISAASGGGIATDFFTAEYHHIDPNTSYDSSLHDASINHISSMEYWTLERTGTTNNVYVTLSWDSLRSGTVTNLTSITTAHWNGEKWIDIGNAETTGSTTSGTVSSAELLTSFSPFTLASKDNNNPLPVELISFYARYINEKVQLNWVTVSETNNDYYTIERSKDAINFQNIGIIDGAGNSNMPLFYSYIDNEFFRNISYYRLKQTDFDGSSKYSNIIYIDLNNQMIRDNKVYPNPFSDELIIELEGSDELMNYEIINAFGQVVFKGNLVEKTTVQTSHFTPGVYLIKLKNGKTFEFKKIIKE from the coding sequence ATGTCTAAATACACGTTTATAATAGGTTTTGCCCTCTTAAGCTGGATAAATGGCTTTAGCCAAATTGACGGAGACTATCAGTCTGCATCTTCCGGAGACTGGATTACATTATCTACCTGGCAAAGATTCAACGGCACAGTATGGGTTACACCTACCCCGGCACAGGGATACCCGGGACAGTATGCAGGAACAGGTGCACTTACCATTCAACCAGGGCACACAGTGACTATTAGTGATGCCGGCATAACAACACAGCCCATGGGGACCATAACTATTCAAAATACGGGACAGTTATATCTCAAAGGTGCAACAAACACCATGCTTACATTTTTTTTAAATACGACTATTTTAGATATAATTGAGGGTGGCTCCATTTATTTTTATAAAAAAGTTAAGCTCCAATTTATTACTGACGCTGTCATTACACTTGGAGAGAATACCGGTAGCCTTATTGGTGATTGTAATAACAATAATGAAATATGGATTGGTAGTATTAAATATATGGTCTGTGCTGGTTCTCCCGGCAATATTTTTACATTTTCAGAGGTAATGAGTATGGGGGGAACTTTAAATTCTATTCCGTCTTCAAATTCTCCGATCTGCCAGACCAATACAATTAATCTTACTGGAAATTATTCAGGCGCAATAGGAGATGCACCCACATATTTTTGGACTATTACTGCGCCTGGTGGTGGGGTAACAACTTTTGACACTCAGAATCCTTCGATACCAAATGCAGTAACAGGAACCTATTTAGCAAAACTCACCATCAGCACTAATCTGTCAGGTACCATTTATACCAACAGTGACAGTATTAATGTAATTGTAAATCCTTTACCAACACTTAGCGGAGCTTCCCAGACAATTACTGTTTGCGACGGTTCAGGTGCAACAATAAATTTATCGGGCTTGGTGCCTAATACAACCTTCTCTTTAAATTATTCAATAAACGGTGATGCACAACCTGTTATAACAGGGCTTGTTGCAGATGAAACAGGAGCTTCAAGTTTTACAACAGTTAATCTTGATGCTTCAAATAATGGACAGACATTACAAATAACGGGGATTACAATTACTAACCCAACGACTAACTGTGCACAAACATTTACTAAGGATGTTACGATGTCAGTGTTTACTACTGGAGCAGGCACATGGAAAGGCACTACCAGCTCAGATTGGAATGAGGCATCAAACTGGTGTGGAGGAGTACCCTCTGCTTCTACCGATGTTTATATTTCTCAAAACTCTGCCTCAATACTAAACCAACCAATTATTGATGCTGCAGGTGGTATATGTAAAAATATTACTATTAACAATGGAGCTACATTGACAATAAATGGAACAAATACCCTAAATGTTAATGGTAACTGGACAAATAATGGCACATACACTCCCAACTCAAGTACTGTAAGTTTTACTAGCACAGTGGCGTCTCAAACAATAGGCGGTACTGGTGCAAATACTTTTAATAACCTGACCATCAATAATACAGGTGGGGGAGTAGAAGCAAACGATGATATTACTGTAAATGGCGTACTGAACCTGGCATCGGCAAATCCTTCCGCTACGGTTGGAGCTCTCGAAATGGGCTCAAATGTATTAACAATGGGAGCATCTGCTACAAATACCGGACAGGGAGATGTTAACGGGACAATTACCAGGACTTCTATTTCTGCAAATATTGAATATACATTTGGCAATCCATATACCGTAATGACCTTTTTGACTCCCACAGGCAGCGGGGCATTGCCGTCGACTGTCAGCCTTAAAACCACTATAGGAACGGCACCGTCTTTGAAAACGGATGCTATTTTAAGGTCCTATGACATCAGCCAGACAGGTGCAGTCAGCCCGGCGCTGGCGTTGATTGAAGGGCATTATCTTGATGATGAACTGAATGGTAACACTGAAGCGGACATGGTTTACTGGAGCTGGAAAGAAGGCCAGTCAGGGTATACTGAATTTGGCCGGGCAGGTATTAACACCACCGAAAACTATGTGGATTACATTAATCTGGACATCAGCGTTATGCCTGATGAACATGGCGAGCGGATTATTACCTGTGCCAAAGGCGTGGATACGGCAAATACTTGGATTGGAACCTCTAGCTCTAATTGGAACATTGCTAACAACTGGACTGCCGGACATGTGCCCTCTGATACAGATAGGGTGGTTATCCCCGATGCTTCGTCAACAAACTATGATCCTGAACTGCCGGCCAGTCCTATCGGAACTGTTAAAAAACTGAGGCTGGCTCCTGGAAGCATACTGAACGGAGGTACAGGAGGTATACTGACTGTTAGCGGAGGAGATGGAGCGTGGCTTAATCAGGGGACATTCAATCCCGGCACCAGTACGGTTACCTTTACCGATGCATTGGCGACCTATGCAGGAAATACGGATTTTTATAATTTGATCCTTGATCCCGGTTGCATTCTGAATATGGTGCACGGAAGCTATATTGGTATAACAGGTACTATGACCAACAACGGCACCTGGCGCACTGTCATAAACGGACATACCACGGTGGAGTACAAAGGCGATGATCAGACCGTCGTTGTCCCGAATCCTTCGACCAACCGGTACAGCACATTAATTTTAAGCGGAACAGGTATAAAGACAATGCCTTCTACCGCACTTCATATAGTCGGTGATTTCACCATGGCCGGATCAGCTTCAACGACTGCTGCTGCTGGCCTCACCATTGACTGGGACTTTACACTGGGATCAGGTACCAAATTTAATGCAGGTAACTTTTCACATAATATTGCCGGAGATTTCATTAATAATGGAGGCACATTTACAAATACAGGCAGCACGATTAATCTGAATGGTGTTACTGAACAAACTATTGGAGGAAGCGCTTCAACTACATTTAATAATCTTACACTCAATAATTCAGCTGGCGCAACATTAGGAATCAACGAGTCTGTGGCTGGGACATTGACGCTAACCAACGGATTACTTACAACAGGTAGTCATACAATAACTCTTACAGCATGCTCAGGGACTACTATCACTGGATACAGTTCTTCCAGTTATGTTAATGGTATATTGGCACAAGTATATTGCAGCACCGGGTCTAAAGTATTCCCCATCGGTAAAGGTGGCAATTATCGCCCGCTAACGCTTGAATATACTGCGCTTACGGAAACAAGCACCGTAACAGCTGAACAATTTGAAACTACTATAGGAGGCACATTGCCAGCCAATCACACCGTACTTCAGGACAGACACTGGGATATAACACAAACCGGAGGTACAGATATTGAATACACATTGACTCTCGATGGCACATCATACGACCCCGGCGTAGCTGTTCCTAAAATCATCAAAGGTGACGGCTCTTCAAATACTTCCTATACAGCCACCTATGATAGCCCGAACTTCACTGCAACAGGTCTTACAGGGTTCAGCAGCTTTTCTGTCGGCGCCGACTGTGTGCCACCCACCATCGAAAGTCAGCCCGCCAGCACAGCGACTTGTGATGGTACCGGAGCACCAACATTCAGTATTACTGCCAGTGGGGGCACATTATCTTACCAGTGGCAAGAAAGCACTACAGGAACAGGAGGTACTTTCGAAAATATTTCAGATGGAGGCGTTTATTCAAATACCACCACATCAACACTTACTATTACCAATCCGCCGTTATCCATGGATGGTTATGCTTACAGAGTTGTTGTAACCCGTTTGTGTGGTAGTGATGTTGTTTCGAACGGAAATGCTGTTCTGACTGTTAACCCTGTCCCTGCGATTACTTTAGGCGCAAGTCCTGCTGTATGCAGTGGCGTTTTAACAGCAGAATTAACTTACAACGGTACAACCGGTAATCCAAATCAATATTCCATCAATTATTCTGAAATTGCAAATACTTCCGGGTTCACAGATTTTTCTTTCACAGGTTTACCGGAGAGTCCAATTTCGCTCACAGTGCCTGGTGGTGCTAGCCCTTCTACTTATAGCGGGTTGTTGTATGTAAAAAACAGCGCCACAGGTTGTGAAAGTACAGGATCAGATTTTACTGTAATGGTAAGGCCACTTCCGCAGGGATCTTTAACAGGCAATACCATTTGTTCCGGTGGAACTGGGAAACTGACATGGGTCGTAACCGCAGGCACAGGGCCGTATACAGTTGTTTATAACGATGGTTCAGATCATACTGCAAACAATGTGGCATCGGGAGTACCGTTTGATGTATATTCGTCACAGACTGAGACTAAAGTTTATAACTTAATATCCGTTTCAAGTACCAATTCCTGTGAGAGAACAAGTGGCTTTACAGTAGGAACCGGAACTGTTACGGTATCAACAGGTATATGGACGGGACAAACCACAGACTGGAATGACGCCGGGAATTGGTGTGAAGGTATTCCAACTTCTACCACTGATGTATTGATACCTTCCTCTGCCCCAAACCAGCCGGTGATTGGAGATGCTGACGGAATATGTAATTCTATTACCATTGAAAGTGGAGCCTTTTTAACCATTTCTGGTTCAAATACATTGACCGTTTATGGAAACTGGATAAATGACGGCACATTTTATCCCAATTCTTCCACAGTTATATTTAATGGGACAACTGCAATCAGCGGTTCTTCATCCAATTCTTTTAATAATATCACTATTGAGTCGGAAAAAACTTTAACGGCCCAGGCGGAGAGCATGCTTGTATCCGGAAATTTTATTAACAATGGTACTTTTAACTCTAACAATGGAACCATTGTTTTTAGTGGAAGCGCCGCGCAAACGATTACAGGAGATTTGAGTTTTTATGATATAATATTTTTTAATGTTACAAATGGTTTGTCAGATGTGAACATTACCACTCCGGTTACTGTTTCGAATTCTGCTTCCTTTTTAGCAGGAATTGTAAACTTCTCAGGTACTGGTTCTTTAAAATTTATGAATGGTTCTTCCTGTAATGATGGAACAGCAAGCAGTTTTGTAAATGGGCCCGTGGTCAAGGAGGGGAATACTGCTTTTACATTTCCCGTCGGGAAAGGCGATTGGTATGCTCCCATAAGCATTTCAGCAGCATCTGGCGGTGGCATTGCCACGGATTTTTTTACAGCAGAATATCATCATATTGATCCTAATACCTCTTATGATTCCAGCCTACACGATGCTTCTATCAATCACATCAGCAGCATGGAGTATTGGACACTTGAAAGAACCGGTACCACTAATAATGTTTACGTTACTTTATCCTGGGATTCCTTAAGGAGTGGTACAGTAACAAATCTCACGAGTATAACCACGGCACATTGGAACGGAGAAAAATGGATTGATATTGGTAATGCAGAAACAACAGGCAGCACAACGTCAGGCACAGTATCATCAGCGGAACTGTTGACCAGCTTTTCTCCATTTACTTTAGCATCGAAAGACAATAATAACCCGCTTCCAGTGGAGTTAATAAGTTTTTATGCAAGGTATATTAATGAGAAAGTACAACTGAATTGGGTAACAGTTTCCGAAACAAATAATGATTACTATACAATTGAGAGGAGTAAAGATGCCATTAATTTTCAAAATATTGGGATAATAGATGGTGCAGGAAATAGTAATATGCCTCTTTTCTACTCTTATATCGACAATGAATTTTTTCGTAATATTTCTTATTACCGACTAAAACAAACAGATTTTGACGGATCTTCTAAATACTCAAATATAATCTATATTGATTTAAACAACCAAATGATTAGAGATAATAAAGTTTATCCAAACCCTTTTTCTGATGAATTAATAATTGAATTAGAAGGTAGTGATGAGCTTATGAATTATGAAATAATAAATGCATTTGGTCAAGTTGTTTTCAAAGGCAATTTAGTTGAAAAGACTACTGTTCAGACAAGTCATTTTACACCTGGTGTCTATCTAATTAAACTCAAAAATGGTAAAACTTTTGAATTCAAAAAAATAATAAAAGAATAG
- a CDS encoding Mur ligase family protein, whose amino-acid sequence MNIHFIAIGGSVMHNMALAMAQNGHTVTGSDDEIFEPAKSRLAAKGILPPSSGWFPDKINSSLDAVILGMHAREDNPELIKAKEMDLKIYSFPEYIYEQSKNKTRVVIGGSHGKTTITAMIMHVLHDLGKDFDYMVGAQLEGFETMFRISDAPVIILEGDEYLTSTLDKRPKFHLYRPNIALLSGIAWDHINVFPTFEIYLEQFREFIELIEPGGNLVYCENDEELKRICPEARKDIKLYPYGIPSHSINNGTTSVAIGNLDTEIHVFGKHNLMNLNGARLVCACLGISAEDFMKSIAGFKGASKRLELLGKSDDSAFYKDFAHSPSKLKATIEAVKEQFPHRKLVACFELHTYSSLNNDFLEQYKGCMHKADKAIVFYSAHALEIKKMPPLPEIKVKGSFGRDDIMVFTNKEKLVDYLESLDWKGKNLLMMSSGNFDGLDLKALAEKIRVIKQ is encoded by the coding sequence ATGAATATTCATTTTATTGCTATAGGCGGCAGTGTCATGCACAACATGGCGCTTGCCATGGCTCAGAACGGCCATACTGTTACAGGCTCTGACGACGAGATTTTTGAACCCGCAAAAAGCAGGCTTGCGGCGAAAGGGATATTGCCTCCATCATCCGGTTGGTTTCCCGATAAAATTAACAGCAGCCTTGATGCGGTGATCCTGGGCATGCACGCGCGTGAAGACAATCCCGAGCTGATCAAAGCGAAAGAAATGGACTTGAAAATATATTCTTTTCCGGAATACATTTACGAGCAATCGAAAAATAAAACCCGCGTGGTTATCGGCGGAAGCCACGGCAAAACCACCATCACCGCCATGATCATGCATGTGTTGCACGACCTGGGAAAAGATTTCGATTACATGGTGGGCGCACAGTTGGAGGGTTTTGAAACGATGTTCCGCATTTCCGATGCGCCTGTCATCATCCTGGAAGGTGATGAATACCTAACTTCCACTTTAGACAAACGCCCGAAATTCCACCTGTATAGGCCAAATATCGCGTTGCTCAGCGGCATCGCCTGGGACCATATCAATGTGTTTCCGACTTTTGAAATTTACTTAGAACAGTTCCGGGAATTCATCGAACTGATAGAGCCGGGAGGAAACCTGGTGTACTGCGAAAATGACGAAGAACTCAAACGCATTTGCCCTGAAGCCAGGAAAGATATTAAGTTATATCCTTACGGTATTCCGTCTCATTCCATAAATAACGGAACGACTTCTGTAGCGATCGGCAATTTGGATACAGAAATCCATGTTTTCGGTAAACACAACCTGATGAATCTTAACGGTGCCCGGTTGGTATGTGCGTGCCTGGGTATTTCTGCGGAGGATTTTATGAAATCCATCGCCGGATTTAAGGGCGCTTCCAAGCGGCTTGAACTGCTTGGAAAAAGTGATGATTCCGCTTTTTACAAAGATTTTGCACATTCGCCTTCCAAACTTAAGGCAACTATCGAAGCCGTTAAAGAACAATTCCCCCACAGAAAGCTTGTAGCATGTTTCGAACTACATACATACAGCAGCCTGAACAACGATTTTCTTGAACAATATAAGGGCTGCATGCACAAAGCCGATAAAGCCATCGTTTTTTACAGCGCTCACGCCCTCGAAATAAAAAAAATGCCGCCTTTGCCCGAAATCAAAGTAAAAGGATCATTCGGCCGCGACGATATTATGGTCTTTACAAATAAGGAAAAACTTGTTGACTACCTCGAAAGCCTTGACTGGAAAGGCAAAAACCTGTTGATGATGAGCTCGGGAAATTTTGACGGGCTGGATTTAAAGGCATTAGCTGAAAAAATCAGAGTTATCAAGCAATAA